Genomic DNA from Gilliamella sp. ESL0441:
GACGCATTAAGCGTCATTGATAATTCAGTAACTATACTAAAAACAGTTATTTTTTTGCTTGAGCGTATAACTCAGCAACTTTATCCCAGTTAATTACATTCCAAAATGCACCAATATAATCAACACGACGATTTTGGTATTTTAAGTAATATGCGTGTTCCCAGACATCTAATGTTAAAATAGGCGTACCTGAAACACCTGAGAATTTTTCGCCCATGACAGGAGAATCTTGGTTTGCGGTTGAAACTACTTCAAGTTTACCATTTTGTAACACTAACCAAGCCCAACCAGAACCAAAACGAGTGGCTGCTGCGTTTGAAAATTTTTCTTTGAATGCGTCTACAGAACCGAAATCTTTTTCAATAGCT
This window encodes:
- a CDS encoding Fe-Mn family superoxide dismutase, giving the protein MAYTLAPLPYAYDALEPYIDSETMHLHHDKHHQTYVNNANALLETLPAELKELCPETLLKNLDKVPADKLTGIKNNVGGHVNHTLFWELLKVGTELKGELKAAIEKDFGSVDAFKEKFSNAAATRFGSGWAWLVLQNGKLEVVSTANQDSPVMGEKFSGVSGTPILTLDVWEHAYYLKYQNRRVDYIGAFWNVINWDKVAELYAQAKK